The following coding sequences lie in one Halomonas sp. 'Soap Lake #6' genomic window:
- the tssK gene encoding type VI secretion system baseplate subunit TssK: MASRNRVVWSEGLFIKPQHFQQQQRSLEGLLDTRLKGVSHYLYGFLSLELNNEFLSFGRIAISRASGVMPDGVAFHLPTDDVEPTPLEISDSSITNQIVYLGLPLATDGVGEVRWPEDDLPARYRLLTRSVRDLHSRDGSTAELDVARVSPRLLLERDDRSGYACLAVARIIERRPDGSLVLDEQFLPTLLNVQAAPGLLRFVGEMAGLMRERARNIAQRLSTPHQAGVADVADFMLLQLLNRAQPRFQHLARLGHLHPERLYDTMHEIACELVTFTDESRLPPECPPYDHDHPEVAFRPLMKMLRQALSTVLEPRAVAIQLQARRFGLLVAPLSDLSLIESAEFILAVRANMPNERLRKLFLQQTKVASVERIRDLISLQLPGVPLEPLPVAPRELPYHAGYTYFQLDRQSEAWGMLNGASGFAFHVAGEFPGLEMQFWAIRS, translated from the coding sequence ATGGCGAGCCGAAATCGTGTCGTGTGGAGTGAGGGCTTATTTATTAAGCCTCAGCATTTTCAACAGCAGCAGCGCAGTTTGGAAGGGCTGTTGGACACACGCCTGAAAGGGGTCAGTCATTATCTTTATGGCTTTCTCTCCCTTGAGTTAAATAACGAATTTCTCAGCTTCGGGCGTATTGCTATTAGCCGCGCAAGCGGAGTGATGCCGGATGGTGTGGCCTTCCATTTACCTACCGATGATGTTGAGCCGACGCCGCTTGAGATTAGTGACTCCAGCATTACCAACCAGATTGTCTACTTAGGTTTACCGCTGGCCACCGACGGCGTAGGTGAAGTGCGCTGGCCTGAAGACGATCTACCGGCCCGCTATCGGTTGCTAACCCGCAGCGTACGTGACCTGCATTCCCGCGATGGGTCAACTGCCGAATTGGATGTGGCTCGTGTTTCACCACGACTGCTTCTGGAGCGAGATGATCGTAGTGGTTATGCATGTCTTGCCGTCGCACGTATCATCGAGCGTCGTCCTGATGGCAGCTTAGTACTAGATGAGCAGTTTTTACCGACGCTGTTAAATGTTCAGGCTGCTCCTGGATTGCTGCGCTTTGTTGGCGAAATGGCAGGGCTGATGCGCGAGCGTGCGCGTAATATCGCCCAGCGGCTCTCTACTCCTCATCAGGCTGGCGTTGCAGATGTGGCTGATTTCATGCTGTTGCAGCTATTGAACCGCGCTCAGCCTCGCTTTCAGCATCTTGCGCGTTTGGGGCATCTACACCCAGAACGCCTCTACGACACCATGCATGAGATCGCTTGCGAGTTGGTTACTTTTACCGATGAATCGCGGCTACCGCCTGAATGTCCGCCTTATGACCACGACCACCCAGAAGTCGCTTTCCGGCCATTGATGAAAATGCTGCGCCAAGCGCTTTCTACGGTACTGGAGCCACGCGCGGTGGCTATTCAGTTACAGGCACGTCGCTTCGGCTTGTTAGTCGCGCCGCTGTCGGATCTCAGTTTAATAGAGTCGGCAGAATTTATTCTTGCGGTACGGGCCAACATGCCTAACGAGCGGCTGCGTAAGCTGTTCCTTCAGCAAACCAAAGTGGCCAGTGTCGAGCGTATCCGAGACCTCATCAGCTTACAGCTTCCAGGCGTGCCACTAGAGCCGCTGCCAGTGGCGCCGCGTGAGCTGCCTTATCACGCTGGCTACACCTATTTCCAATTGGATCGCCAAAGCGAAGCCTGGGGAATGCTGAATGGTGCTAGCGGATTTGCGTTTCATGTTGCCGGTGAGTTCCCAGGTTTGGAAATGCAGTTTTGGGCGATCAGGAGTTAA
- the tssJ gene encoding type VI secretion system lipoprotein TssJ, producing MSAQSMVRLTWLLCIVLLLAGCASTREASGKMWQVMRDPSIPVGYPEDRPTLVDLSMIAESNVNPNVDGEGTPLRFQVLQLKDDSMLMAADLDQLSQDLEAALGTNYLTHDDFTLLPGQWKFYEPFEVDEETRYIGLIAFYANPNDAEWKKVVRVNTRGDHYHLLVHLRDREVELRKEE from the coding sequence ATGAGTGCGCAGAGCATGGTGCGTCTTACCTGGCTACTTTGCATTGTTTTGCTGCTAGCAGGCTGTGCCTCAACACGTGAAGCCTCGGGCAAGATGTGGCAGGTAATGCGGGACCCATCTATTCCGGTGGGTTATCCCGAAGACCGGCCCACGTTGGTTGACTTAAGCATGATTGCTGAATCCAACGTCAATCCTAATGTGGATGGCGAAGGCACACCGCTGCGCTTTCAGGTGCTGCAATTAAAAGACGACTCCATGTTGATGGCTGCTGACTTGGATCAATTGAGTCAGGACCTAGAGGCAGCGCTAGGAACGAACTACCTGACCCATGACGATTTTACGTTGTTACCGGGGCAGTGGAAGTTTTACGAACCTTTTGAAGTGGATGAAGAGACCCGTTACATCGGACTAATTGCTTTCTACGCAAATCCCAATGACGCCGAGTGGAAGAAGGTTGTCAGGGTGAATACTCGTGGAGATCACTACCACTTACTGGTTCACCTCCGCGACAGGGAAGTAGAGCTAAGGAAGGAGGAATAA
- the tagH gene encoding type VI secretion system-associated FHA domain protein TagH: MHADRHDAITLVVVNSEQLEGRSSSSHVFHGEGGSLGSSDFDNWLLQDHGGRIRPQHAEIIKIDGKFCLVDCSGHTFINRATLPIGRNRKVALRDGDELTVGDYRLKVHLGDRHGWQPGVRSITTLIDEEYEDMTTDGHAWPIGSESSVSHQARQDDPIEALGGVTPGSLQHDPMVALDKEEPQPSAMEPLETMPLYHHTPRNWQQQERCDESVKFPDINPLNSTARQRSSDMDERQLNDLERSVGEQLDDRWQKPTVQALGHVGADPLLRGLGLDLPFRDSEEQQAFLEEAGKTLRATIDGLRLLQQAQNDSKYPLRDRRLQPIEDNPLRLGLTFDETAETMFSAQRSPVHLSAPEAVAESLRHQGQHQAAVEEAIGQALGAILDAFSPEALLKRFHAYRGAGNRIEDEGGWAWEMYQHYYRELNSGRQQGFQKLFWEVFEQGYDQSVRRQQREEA, from the coding sequence ATGCATGCCGATCGACACGATGCCATTACGCTAGTTGTTGTGAACAGTGAACAACTTGAAGGACGTTCGTCTAGCAGTCACGTCTTCCACGGTGAGGGCGGGTCGCTAGGCAGTAGTGATTTTGATAATTGGCTACTTCAAGACCATGGAGGACGTATTCGTCCTCAGCATGCCGAAATTATCAAAATTGATGGCAAGTTCTGCTTAGTGGATTGCAGCGGTCATACCTTTATTAATCGAGCGACGTTGCCCATCGGACGTAATCGTAAGGTAGCACTACGCGATGGTGATGAGCTAACCGTGGGAGATTATCGGCTAAAGGTGCATTTGGGTGACCGGCACGGCTGGCAGCCCGGTGTTCGCTCAATTACCACGCTAATCGATGAAGAGTATGAAGATATGACTACCGATGGGCATGCGTGGCCTATCGGTAGTGAGAGTTCGGTGAGTCATCAAGCTAGGCAAGATGACCCAATAGAAGCGCTGGGCGGCGTTACGCCTGGCTCGCTGCAGCATGATCCTATGGTGGCGCTGGATAAAGAAGAACCACAGCCATCGGCAATGGAGCCTTTAGAGACCATGCCGCTTTACCATCACACCCCACGTAATTGGCAACAGCAGGAGCGGTGTGATGAGTCGGTAAAATTTCCGGATATTAACCCCTTAAACAGCACAGCAAGGCAGAGGAGCAGTGACATGGATGAGCGGCAACTAAACGACTTGGAGCGCTCGGTTGGTGAGCAATTAGATGATCGCTGGCAGAAACCGACGGTACAGGCGCTTGGTCATGTAGGGGCCGATCCATTATTGAGAGGCTTGGGTCTTGATCTGCCTTTTCGTGATAGCGAAGAGCAACAGGCTTTTTTAGAGGAAGCAGGAAAAACACTGCGTGCCACGATCGATGGGCTGCGTTTGTTACAGCAAGCGCAGAACGATAGTAAATATCCACTGCGGGATCGCCGCCTCCAGCCGATTGAGGACAACCCATTACGCCTTGGGCTGACCTTTGATGAAACGGCTGAAACGATGTTTTCTGCACAGCGCAGCCCCGTTCACCTCTCGGCGCCAGAAGCAGTAGCCGAAAGTTTACGTCATCAAGGGCAGCACCAGGCCGCTGTTGAAGAGGCGATTGGTCAAGCACTCGGTGCCATCCTGGATGCTTTTTCACCCGAGGCACTCCTTAAGCGTTTTCACGCTTATCGAGGTGCAGGCAATCGTATTGAAGACGAAGGGGGCTGGGCTTGGGAGATGTATCAGCACTACTATCGCGAACTCAATTCTGGGCGCCAACAGGGCTTTCAAAAACTGTTTTGGGAAGTTTTTGAGCAGGGCTATGACCAGTCGGTACGCCGCCAGCAGCGGGAGGAGGCATGA
- the tssG gene encoding type VI secretion system baseplate subunit TssG, which yields MELTSGATAPDVARAPLFNRARRYEFFQLVELLHRQHGDDLEQRHGGSVPVFQRVRYKSSASLGFPGSDVLALTANDSGQYEMQVSFLGLQGAQSPLPSYYLEALAHESAHQEGAAGDFLDFFNHRLLTLMHRSWRKYRHYVRYQNDAQDGFSATVFALVGLADSNLRGETPINWSKMLAYAGLLAGRSRSPDVVCGIVSHCFDLAQVEIRQWVPRWVDIPLDQRSRNGISGMTLGGDMVSGGRVVDVSGKFALCLRGLSLERLRDFLPDGEEHQPLKTLVNFVLREPLAYDLELELLESEVKPMRLGDAGSCQLGWTTFANSSEGGDISVSRRVCIQMTS from the coding sequence ATGGAGCTTACAAGCGGGGCAACAGCCCCTGATGTAGCGCGAGCGCCTCTTTTTAATAGAGCGCGGCGTTACGAATTTTTTCAGTTGGTAGAGCTGTTGCACCGTCAGCATGGCGACGATTTAGAGCAACGGCATGGCGGTAGCGTGCCTGTGTTTCAGCGAGTGCGCTATAAATCATCGGCTTCGCTAGGGTTTCCTGGTAGCGATGTGCTGGCCTTGACAGCCAACGACAGCGGTCAGTACGAGATGCAGGTGAGCTTTCTAGGCTTGCAGGGAGCCCAGTCTCCCTTACCTAGTTACTATCTGGAAGCATTAGCTCATGAGTCGGCGCATCAAGAAGGCGCTGCCGGTGATTTTTTGGATTTCTTTAATCATCGCTTGCTGACGCTCATGCACCGTAGCTGGCGCAAATATCGGCACTATGTGCGTTATCAGAATGATGCCCAGGACGGTTTCTCAGCCACAGTGTTTGCCTTGGTAGGTCTTGCCGACAGCAATCTGCGCGGTGAAACCCCCATTAACTGGAGCAAGATGCTGGCCTATGCAGGACTCCTGGCCGGCCGTTCTCGTTCACCTGATGTTGTTTGCGGCATTGTGAGCCATTGCTTCGATCTTGCTCAAGTGGAGATAAGGCAATGGGTTCCACGTTGGGTAGACATACCGCTAGATCAGCGTAGCCGCAACGGAATTTCGGGTATGACGCTAGGGGGAGACATGGTCTCTGGTGGTCGTGTCGTCGATGTGAGCGGCAAGTTTGCACTTTGCCTGCGTGGGTTAAGCCTGGAGCGTCTACGTGACTTTTTACCTGATGGCGAAGAGCACCAGCCCTTAAAGACTCTGGTGAATTTTGTGTTGCGCGAACCACTCGCTTACGACCTTGAACTTGAGTTGCTCGAAAGCGAAGTAAAGCCTATGCGCTTAGGTGATGCCGGCTCTTGTCAGTTGGGCTGGACAACGTTTGCTAATTCTTCTGAAGGTGGCGACATATCTGTAAGCCGCCGTGTATGTATCCAAATGACGAGCTAA
- the tssF gene encoding type VI secretion system baseplate subunit TssF has translation MLNRYYRDELNFLKIQGREFAEANPGLSRFLSERSTDPDVERLLEGFAFLTGRMREKVEDEFPELTHSLISMLWPNYLRPVPSMTVIKFTPKLHALSQQQQVKRGTELASKPIENTACLFRTCHDVTLYPLVHGGVNARHTREASIVELALEVHSDQPMNTLGIDALRLHLGGDGYTARTLYLWMSHYLARLEIEVDGQRRTLPVNALQAVGFESDQALLPYPRNVHQGYRILQEYLCFPEAFHFFDVQGMKQALPSTTADKVTLRFVFSRPLPTDARVQDEHLALYCTPAINLFEYDAEPIDLTGERSDYRIRPSSKAPSHYEVFSVDEVLGCLEGEQNSLQAPPRRYVPFESFQHQIERDRGREALHYRVRVCNSLRGDGFDHDIAFIRSDEQRCVGRRETISLGLTCSNRALPEQLTIGDVSIETEDAPTFAEFHNITRPTPVLRPAIDDGLLWVLISNLSLNYLSLLNRDALCAVLKAYDFRALVDRQAERVAHKRLAGIVSIDTQPVDRLRRGVPVRGLLSVVTLDQEAFGDEGSLYLFGSVLARFLSLYASINSFHELQVINRHNQERYAWSLQAGQQPLM, from the coding sequence ATGCTTAACCGTTACTATCGTGACGAACTCAACTTTTTAAAAATCCAGGGTCGAGAGTTTGCAGAAGCAAATCCGGGCCTTAGCCGCTTTTTGTCTGAGCGTAGCACCGATCCAGATGTGGAGCGGCTATTAGAAGGGTTTGCTTTTTTGACGGGTCGCATGCGCGAAAAAGTTGAGGATGAGTTCCCTGAACTTACCCACTCGCTCATTAGTATGCTGTGGCCCAACTATTTGCGTCCGGTGCCTAGTATGACGGTGATTAAGTTTACACCGAAACTGCACGCGCTTAGTCAGCAGCAGCAAGTGAAGCGTGGTACCGAACTAGCCAGTAAGCCGATTGAAAATACAGCCTGTTTATTTCGTACTTGCCACGATGTAACGCTGTATCCGTTAGTTCATGGTGGTGTTAATGCGCGCCATACCAGAGAAGCTTCCATTGTAGAGCTGGCGTTGGAAGTTCATAGCGATCAGCCCATGAATACACTGGGGATTGATGCTCTGCGGCTTCACCTGGGAGGAGATGGATATACCGCTCGGACACTTTATCTTTGGATGAGTCACTACTTGGCTCGATTAGAGATCGAGGTAGATGGGCAGCGGCGAACGCTGCCGGTTAATGCGCTGCAAGCGGTTGGATTTGAGAGTGATCAAGCGCTACTGCCTTATCCGCGTAACGTGCATCAGGGTTACCGTATATTGCAGGAGTATCTCTGCTTTCCTGAGGCCTTCCACTTTTTTGACGTGCAGGGAATGAAGCAAGCGTTACCTTCTACGACGGCGGATAAGGTGACGCTACGTTTTGTTTTTTCTCGTCCTTTACCGACTGACGCTCGCGTCCAAGATGAGCACTTAGCGCTCTACTGTACGCCAGCCATTAATCTCTTTGAATACGATGCTGAACCGATTGATCTAACCGGTGAGCGTAGCGATTACCGTATTCGGCCCAGCAGTAAAGCGCCATCGCATTATGAAGTTTTCAGTGTGGATGAGGTGCTGGGTTGTTTAGAGGGGGAGCAAAACAGCCTGCAAGCACCGCCCCGGCGATATGTTCCCTTTGAGAGTTTTCAGCATCAAATTGAGCGCGATAGAGGACGTGAAGCACTGCACTACCGTGTTCGGGTATGCAACAGCCTGCGTGGCGATGGGTTTGATCACGATATTGCCTTTATTCGCAGCGATGAGCAGCGATGCGTTGGGAGACGCGAAACGATTTCTCTGGGGTTAACCTGCAGCAATAGAGCGCTACCCGAACAGCTAACGATTGGCGATGTGAGCATCGAGACTGAGGATGCTCCTACCTTCGCGGAGTTCCACAATATTACTCGTCCAACGCCAGTGCTACGTCCGGCTATCGACGATGGTTTGCTGTGGGTGCTGATTTCCAATTTATCGTTGAACTACCTCTCTCTCCTAAATCGTGATGCGCTCTGCGCGGTGCTTAAAGCGTACGATTTTCGTGCGCTGGTGGACCGTCAGGCTGAGCGAGTAGCTCATAAGCGATTAGCCGGGATTGTTAGTATCGATACGCAGCCTGTGGATCGGTTACGCAGAGGTGTGCCCGTACGTGGCTTGCTCTCTGTGGTGACACTTGACCAGGAGGCCTTTGGTGATGAAGGCAGCCTGTATCTTTTTGGCAGTGTGCTCGCACGGTTTTTGTCCTTATACGCCAGTATCAACTCATTTCATGAGTTGCAGGTTATCAATCGTCACAACCAAGAGCGCTACGCATGGAGCTTACAAGCGGGGCAACAGCCCCTGATGTAG
- the tssE gene encoding type VI secretion system baseplate subunit TssE produces MAIDSDGRLGSRLFERLSASHQLDSYVEENQRDEVVESIKRHLVDLLNSHPGNSACVPELGLLDFNDATIGVLDLELNIKQAIRHCIERYEPRVQRVDVESLPNSGDPLQLRFQVHATVALGKDSTHTTIDLLLNNKRYQCLN; encoded by the coding sequence ATGGCAATCGATAGCGATGGTCGGCTAGGTAGCCGACTGTTTGAGCGTCTCTCAGCATCTCATCAGTTGGATAGTTATGTCGAAGAGAATCAACGAGATGAGGTAGTAGAGTCGATCAAGCGCCACCTTGTGGATTTACTTAACAGCCACCCTGGGAATAGTGCCTGCGTGCCGGAGCTTGGCCTGCTTGATTTCAATGATGCCACTATTGGTGTGCTCGATTTGGAACTCAATATAAAGCAGGCCATAAGGCACTGTATTGAGCGCTATGAGCCTCGGGTTCAGCGTGTTGATGTAGAGTCACTGCCTAATTCAGGTGATCCGCTTCAGCTACGTTTTCAAGTGCATGCCACAGTGGCGCTGGGAAAAGATAGTACCCATACCACGATTGACCTGTTGCTCAACAACAAGCGCTATCAGTGCCTTAACTGA
- the tssC gene encoding type VI secretion system contractile sheath large subunit has protein sequence MSKTAKQKAVVTEAETEVSLLDQVMAQTRMVPADEGYDVAKQGVAAFISELLSSNDAAPTVNKSLVDSMIVELDRKISHQVDEILHDSSFQQMESAWRGLKLLVDRTNFRENIKLDVLHATKQELLEDFEFAPEISQSGLYHHVYNAGYGQFGGEPVAGIIGHYDFSPSATDMKLLQHASAVGAMAHAPFLSSVAPSFFGIDSFEELPNIKDVKSIFEGPKYARWRNLRESEDARYLGLTAPRFLLRTPYDPVDNPVKTFSYRENVSDNHEHYLWGNTAYLLAERLADSFAKYRWCPNIIGPQSGGAVENLPVHTYEAFGQLQAKIPTEVLITDRREFEMAEEGFICLTMRKGSDNAAFFSANSVQKPKVYPNTAEGRVAETNFKLGTQLPYMFIINRLAHYVKVLQREQIGSWKERQDLERELNAWIRQYVADQENPPADVRSRRPLRAASIQVSDVEGDPGWYQVSMAVRPHFKYMGANFELSLVGRLDKE, from the coding sequence ATGAGCAAAACGGCAAAGCAGAAAGCGGTGGTAACGGAAGCTGAAACAGAGGTATCGCTTCTTGATCAGGTGATGGCCCAGACTCGTATGGTGCCTGCTGATGAGGGGTACGATGTTGCCAAGCAGGGAGTGGCAGCCTTTATCTCAGAGCTGTTGAGCAGTAACGATGCTGCGCCTACGGTCAATAAGTCGCTTGTAGACAGTATGATAGTAGAGCTTGATCGCAAGATAAGTCATCAGGTTGATGAGATTTTGCATGACAGCAGCTTTCAGCAGATGGAATCTGCTTGGCGTGGCTTGAAGCTTTTGGTTGATCGCACAAACTTCCGGGAAAACATAAAGCTTGATGTGCTTCATGCGACTAAGCAGGAGCTGCTGGAAGATTTTGAATTTGCACCTGAAATTAGCCAAAGTGGCTTGTATCACCACGTTTATAATGCTGGTTATGGTCAGTTTGGAGGTGAGCCTGTAGCCGGTATCATTGGCCACTATGATTTTTCACCGTCTGCAACTGATATGAAGCTTTTGCAGCATGCTTCTGCTGTTGGAGCGATGGCCCACGCGCCCTTTTTATCATCTGTTGCGCCCTCTTTCTTTGGTATTGATAGCTTCGAAGAGCTGCCCAATATTAAGGACGTCAAATCGATTTTTGAAGGTCCCAAATATGCCCGCTGGCGCAATTTGCGGGAGTCTGAAGATGCCCGATATCTCGGTTTAACAGCACCACGTTTCTTGCTTCGTACCCCGTATGACCCCGTTGACAACCCGGTTAAGACCTTCAGCTACCGGGAAAACGTTAGCGATAATCATGAGCACTATCTATGGGGAAATACCGCTTATTTATTGGCTGAGCGTTTGGCCGACAGCTTTGCAAAATATCGCTGGTGCCCGAATATTATTGGTCCGCAAAGCGGTGGGGCGGTTGAGAACCTACCAGTTCATACCTATGAAGCCTTCGGTCAGTTGCAGGCTAAGATCCCAACTGAAGTGCTGATTACGGATCGCCGTGAGTTTGAAATGGCAGAAGAAGGTTTTATCTGCCTGACCATGCGTAAAGGCAGTGACAATGCCGCCTTCTTTTCAGCCAACTCAGTTCAAAAGCCCAAAGTGTACCCAAACACTGCGGAAGGCAGGGTAGCAGAAACCAACTTTAAGTTAGGGACGCAGCTTCCCTATATGTTCATTATCAATCGCTTGGCGCACTACGTAAAAGTGCTTCAACGTGAACAAATTGGCTCATGGAAAGAGCGTCAAGATCTGGAGCGTGAGCTTAACGCATGGATTCGCCAATACGTTGCAGATCAGGAAAATCCCCCAGCTGATGTTCGTAGCCGTCGTCCATTGCGCGCAGCTTCCATTCAGGTTTCTGACGTTGAAGGCGATCCGGGTTGGTATCAAGTTTCCATGGCTGTTCGTCCGCACTTCAAATATATGGGTGCGAACTTCGAACTCTCCTTAGTCGGTCGTCTCGACAAGGAATAA